aagttaatggtattttgttagggattgcattgaatgtgcatTAAGtaggcacatgatgtaatgagcactgggtgctatatgtaactgctaaattattgaacactatatcTTAAACAAAGTGTATACTTGCTATGGGCtaactgaattaaaattaagaaaacacttGTATCCACTCTCCCCTCAATACCTACTTTTGTTCTCTTCATAGCACTTGCCACCCACTgatgttttgttaatatttttgtttgcgTTCTCTCTTCATCATTGGATTTttagtgccttttatttttttataataaatttattttttattggtgttcaatttgccaacatacagaataacacccagtgctcatccggtcaagtgcccccctcagtgccccgtcacccattcacccccaccccccgccctcctccccttccatcacccctagttcatttcacagagttaggagtctttatgttctgtctccctttctgatatttcctacccatttcttctcccttcccttatactccatttcacaaatgaatgagaccatataatgtttgtccttctccgattgacttacttcactcagcataataccctccagttccatccacgttgaagcaaatgctgggtatttgtcatttctaatagctgagtaatattccattgtatacataaaccacatcttctttatccattcatctttcaatggacaccgaggctccttccacagtttggctattgtggacattcctgctagaaacatcggggtgcaggtgtcccggcatttcattgcatctgtatctttggggtaaatccccaacagtgcaattgctgggtcatagggcaggtcaatttttaactctttgaggaacctccacacagttttccagagtggctgcaccagttcacattcccaccaacagtgcaagagggttctcttttctccaatcctctccaacatttgtggtttcctgccttgttaattttccccattctcactggtgtgaggtggtatctcatcgtggttttgatttgtatttccctgatggcaagtgatgcagagcattttctcatgtgcctgttggccatgtctatgtcttcctctgtgagatttctgttcatgtcttttgcccatttcatgattggattgtttgtttctttggtgttgagtttgataagttctttatagatcttggaaactagccctttatctgatacgtcatttgcaaatatcttctcccattctgtaggttgtcttttagctttgttgactgtatcctttgctgtgcaaaagcttcttatcttgatgaagtcccaatagttcatttttgcttttgtttcttttgccttcgtggatgcatcttgcaagaagttactgcggccgagttcaaaaagggtgttgcctgtgttctcctctaggattttgatggaatctgtctcacatttagatctttcatccattttgagtttatctttgtgtatggtgaaagagagtggtctagtttcattcttctgcatgtggatgtccaattttcccagcaccatttactgaagagactgtctttcttccaatggatagtctttcctcctttatcgaatattagttgaccataaagttcagggtccacttctgggttctatattctgttccattgatctacgtgtctgcttttgtgctagtaccacactgtcttgatgaccacagctttgtagtacaacctgaaatctggcattgtgatgcccccaaatatggttttcttttttaaaattcccctggctattcggggtcttttctgatgccacacaaatcttaaaataatttgttccaactctctgaagaaagtccatggtattttgataggattgcattaaacgtgtaaattgccctgggtaacattgacattttcactatattaattctgccaatcaatgagcatggaatatttttccatctctttgtatcttcctcaatttcttgcagaagtgttctatagtttttagggtatagatcctttacctctttggttaggtttattcctaggtatcttatgctttggggtgcaattgtaaatgggattgactccttaatttctctttcttcagtctcattgttagtgtatagaaatgccactgacttctgggcattgattttgtatcctgccacactgacaaattgctgtatgagttctagcaatcttggggtggagacttttgggttttctatgtagagtatcatgtcattggcaaagagggagagtttgacttctttgccaatttgaatgcctttaatgtctttttgatgTATGATAgttgaggctaggatttccagtactatgttgaatagcagtagtgagagtggacatccctgtcttgttcctgatcttaggggaaagactcccagtgcttccccattgagaatgatatttgctgtgggcttttcgtagatggcctttaagatgttgaggagtgttccctctatccttacactctgaagagttttgatcaggaatggatgctgtattttgtcaaatgctttctctgcatctattgagaggctcatatggttcttgttttttctcttgctgatatgatctatcacattgattgctttacagtgttgaactatccttgcatcctggggataaatcctacttggccatggtgaataatcttcttaatgtactgttggatcctattggctagtatcttgttgagaatttttgcatccatgttcatcagggatattggtccgtaattctcctttttggtgggttctttgtctggttttggaattaaggtgatgtgaGGGCGATCTGGCTGCGACATCTGTCACCGCATTGATCGCCACGGTTGATTCGGCTGATCTGGCTTGCTAGgcaggtgtccccttcctccctcaccgctCCATGTGCGTCCCTCCCGAAGCTGCGCGCTGGGTCGAAGTGGACGACCATCCGGGATAGAGGAGGACCATTCTTCGGTCAAGGGTATACGAGTAGCTGCGCTCCCCcgctagaacctccaaacaagctctcaaggtccatAGTGGCTTTTTATTTCAGGATCCTGTACTCATTGGCTAGATTTTGCCTGGACCATGTTTGacattcaatacatatttctCACATGTTTAaaaggcatcctttttttttttttttgctttttttttaatttattttttattggtgttcaatttactaacatacagaataacacccagtgcccgtcacccattcactcccaccccccgcccccctccccttctaccacccctagttcgtttcccagagttagcagtctttacgttctgtctcccttaaaAGGCATCCTAATAAAACAGTAGAATGCATGACATCTGTaggggaatggggaaaatgagacCAAATGCTTAATCAGAGATGAAACAGGAGGGAATCCTTTCAAGGGAAAATCCCTACACAAGATACTGaaattaatttctctatttttaaaagattttatttctttatttgagagagagaacatgctggggaggcacagaaggagaaggaaaggagactccccactgagcaaggagtccaacaATGCAGGGCTACATCtcaggacccaaagatcatgaactgagccaaaggcagacacttaactacctGAGCCACACATATGCTCCCTTAGATTAATTCCTTGACTGAAAAATACAAGTTATTGCATGTCAAACACGTGAGCAATCCCCTACATgtgaaaaattaatgttttttcctctttcctggtAGTCAGTGCAACCACATGCAACCAGAAAATGATACATGGGTATCAGAATTCCTTCTTCTGGGATTATCAGAGGAACCAGAACTTCAGTCCATCATATTTGGGCTTTTCCTCTCCATGTACCTGATCACAGTCTTTGGAAACCTGCTCATCATCCTGGCCATCAGCTCTGACTCCCATCTCCACactcccatgtacttcttccttgccaaccTGTCCTTTGCTGACATCTGTGTCACCTCCACCACCGTCCCAAAGATGCTGCTGAACGTCCAGACTCAGAGCCAAGTCATCACCTATGCAGGTTGCATCACACAGATGCACTTTTTCATAATCTTCTCAGGGTTGGACATCTATCTCCTGGctgtgatggcctatgaccgTTTTGTGGCCATCTGTCATCCCCTGCAGTACATGGTCATCATGAACCCCCGGCTCTGTGGACTGTTGCTTTTGGTGTCCTGGATTACAAATGTCTTGCATTCCTTGTTACAGACCTCAATTGTGTTGCAGCTGTCCTTCTGTAGAAAGGCAGAAATCTCCCACTTTTTTTGTGAACTCAATCAGATGATCCAACTTGCCTGTTCTGACAGCTTTCTCTATAACATGGTGATGCATTTTGTAGCTGTCCTGCTGGGTGGGGGCCCCCTCCCTGGTATCCTTTACTCTTATTCCAGGATAGTTTCCTCCATAATTGGGATCTCATCAGCTCAGGGCAAGTATAAAGCATTTTCCACCTGTGCATCTCACCTATCAGTTGTCtccttatttttttgttctgGTCTTGGAGTGTACCtcagctctgctgctccccagaACTCCCACACGAGTGCAGTGGCCTCAGTGATGTACACAGTGGTCACACCCATGCTGAACCCCTTCATCTACAGCCTGAGGAACAGAGACATAAAGAGGGCTCTGAAAAGAGTCACTGGGGTTCCAGTGATGTAAGGGCCTATTGTCTGCGGGC
This window of the Canis lupus dingo isolate Sandy chromosome 20, ASM325472v2, whole genome shotgun sequence genome carries:
- the LOC112666877 gene encoding olfactory receptor 7A17-like is translated as MYLITVFGNLLIILAISSDSHLHTPMYFFLANLSFADICVTSTTVPKMLLNVQTQSQVITYAGCITQMHFFIIFSGLDIYLLAVMAYDRFVAICHPLQYMVIMNPRLCGLLLLVSWLSVVSLFFCSGLGVYLSSAAPQNSHTSAVASVMYTVVTPMLNPFIYSLRNRDIKRALKRVTGVPVM